The Corallococcus caeni genomic interval CCGCTGGCCCCGCCGCCGCCGCGGAGTTCGTGGACGACGGGCCCTACGCGCGGCAGCGCTCGCTGATCCTCACGGTGGGGCCCGGCGTCACGTACACCGAACGGATCAGCGGCACCTCCGCCGTGACCGGGCTCGCCGGGCACCTGGACCTGGGGGTGGGCCTCACCGTCGGCTACGAGGGGGACGAGGTGTTCCTCCTCGCGCGCGGCAGCACCGGCCGCCCTGGGGAGGCGCTGGCGCTGATCACCGGCTACCGCAGCGTCTTCGGATCCGAGTCCTGGCGGACCTTCTTTGATCTCGGCGTTTCCGTGCGTCCGATTTCTGGGCCGTGGCTGGGGCCTCGCATAGGGTTCGGCGCCAGACACACCCTCTCGGATCATTTCGCGCTGTACGGCGGGCTCGGCTTCACGTTCGGGTTCGGCTCCGGACTGCGCGCGGACACCGAGCTCTTCACCGGGTTGCAGTGGATCATCCCGGTGGGTTCGGCCTCGTAGGTTGTTTTCTTGAGGTTGTCCGACATTGTGAGAGGGTGTGTGCATCTGTCGGAGGCCACGCACTTGGACATGAATCCCCGCCTCACCTCGGTCGTGTTTCGTCTCAATCGCGAGAAGCTGGACGCCCTGAAGGAGCTGTCGCGCACCACGCGCATCCGTCAGAGCGAGTACCTCCGGGAGGCCATCTCGGATCTGCTGGCGAAGTACGAAGCGCGCTTCGTGGACTGAAAGCGCGAGTCAGCCCGGCGGCGCTCCCGTGAAGGGTGGCGCGTCGGGCAGACCGGGCGGGTGGAGGCGCTCGCCGGGCCCGAAGGGGTCCACCGCGGAAGGATAGCGGACCTCCCACAGCACCAGCCCATGCGCCGGGGCCTTGAAGCCGGGCAGGGCCGTCCCCGCATCCAGTGCCGCGTGCCACTGCTCCTCGGACAGGAGCCCCGCGGCCACCTTCAGCGCGCTGCCCACCAGGTACCGCACCTGGTAGCGCGCGAAGCCGTCTCCCGTCAGTCGCGCCTCGAAGAGCCCTCCGCCCAGCTCCCGCAGGGTGGCGGACGCGAGGGTGCGCGGCTTCTGGGGACTGGAGCGCTCGTGGAACGCGGTGAAGTCCCGCGTGCCCACGGCGCGCTCGAGCAGCGCCTCCAGCCTCTCCGGCGTCACCCGGCGCCCGGACTGGAGCGTCTCCTCCGCCGCCACGTCCAGCGCGAATGGCCGCCATGCTTCAGAGGGCGGAGCACCCAGCGTCAGGTGGTAGCGGTACTCCTTGCCGCTCGCGCTCCACTGGGCGTGGAACGCGCCCGGCGGCCGCTTCGCGATGCACAGCCCCACGTCCGGGGACAGGTGCGGGGCCAGCCGCGCGGGCAGCGAGTCCAGGGGCACGTCTTCATTGAGGCGCAGGCTGATGACCTGCATCCGCGCGTGCACGCCCCGGTCGGTGCGCCCGGACGGCATCACCGTCGCCGGTGAGCCTGCCTGCTCCAGGGCGTCCTCGAGCGCGTCCTGGACCGTGGGGCCCTCCACCTGGCGCTGGAAGCCGCGGAAGTTTCCACCGCGATACCAAGTCCACAGTACGGCGGGAATTCGTTTGAGCGAGGGCCTGGCCACGGCGTTGCGATGTCGGCGGGAGAAACACGATACTCCCGCGCGAATGCTGGCCGGACAAGAACTCGCGGTGGACAGTGATGGGCAGTGGCTTTTCCGACAGGGAGACCTGGTGCTGGGGCCCATCACCGCGTCCCAGGTGGTGGAGAAGCTCTACACGGGGGAGCTGACCCCGGACAGCCCGGTGGCGCCGGCCGGTGAGCGGGAGTTCCGGACGCTCCGGGACACCGCCGCCTTCCAGGTGCACATCGCGCGCTACGAGGCGCAGGGCCGCGTCGCCCAGACGATGCTCGTGGAGCAGGCCCGCAACCAGAAGCGAGTGAAGCTGCTGGCCGGCGTCGCCGCGGGCGTGGCGCTCCTCCTGGGCGTCACCGGCTGGTACCTGGCGCGCAACGCCGCCGTGTACGGCCTGTTCGGCGCGACGGAGGAGGGCGACGGCATCACCATGGACCCGCCCACCATCCGCCTGGCCCAGGCCCGAGTGGACGACGAGGACCTCTTCGCCTACCCGTCCAACGACCCGCGCCGCCCGGATCGCCCCGCGGGGCAGGGCAGTGCCACCCCCAAGACAGGGGGCTCTAGCGCGGTGGCCAGCGCCGCCGCCGCCAACCGGCCGCCCCGGACGGGCAGCGTCTCCACGGATCCCGACGGCCTGGAGATGGCCCAGCAGTTCGACCAGGGCGCCATCAACCGCGTCGTCGCCGGCAACCAGTCCAAGCTCTTCCGCTGCTTCAAGGAAGAGGCCGAGCGCACGCCGGGCCTGGCCGCGAAGATTCCCATGGAGTTCGTCATCGGGAACGACGGCCGCGTGGCGAAGCTGTGGGTGGACAACCCCCAGTTCAAGCAGGGCCCGCTCTTCGAGTGCCTCTTCGCGGAGCTGAAGAAGTGGCCCTTCAAGGCCTACGACGGCGAGCGCGCCACCGTGGGGCTTTCGTTCAATATCGGCAAGCGGGGGTAGGGCGACTTTCTTGCCCACCCCGCGGACGTGCCCGATACAACAGGCATGTCCGCCTCTGTCGCCGAAGTCGAAATCGCCAAGAAGGCCATGAGCGTCCCCCCGGGGACGTTCCGCCACACCGTCCTGCTCGCCGCCAAGCGCTTCAAGTCCACCTGGGCGGAGCTGGGCAAGCTGCTCGTCCAGGTCCGGGACGAAGCCAAGTACGAGGAGTGGGGCCACGCCTCCTTCGAGGCCTACTGCCTCAAGGAGCTGCACATCAAGAAGCAGACCGCGCTGAAGCTCACGCGCTCGTTCAGCTTCCTGGCCAAGCACGAAGCCCCGGAAGAGCTCCAGCAGCAGGAGTTCCCGGAGAAGGCCCCCGCCTTCGAGGTCGTGGAAGTCCTGGCCGACGCCGAGGAGCGCGGCCAGCTGTCCCCCACGGAATACAAGTCCCTGCGCGACAGCATCTGGAGCCCGGAGAAGTCCCCCACGGAGCTCAAGAAGGAGTTCACCGAGCGCTTCCCCCGGCCCCCGCCGGAGCCGCCCCCGGAGAGCCTCCAGGTGCGGAAACTGGCGCAGATGGCGCGCAAGCTCGCCTCCGAGCTGGCGGGAAGCCGTCGAGTCCCCAACGCTGTCGCCGAGCGGGCGGCCGCCCTCGCGGACGATGTCGAAGAGATCGCGTCGAGCGTGACGGACGCCTGAGTCGCTGTTATCCAAGACCGACCCGTTGACCTGGGCTGAACGCTCCTGGGAAAGGGCACTCCTGACGGGCTTCCTGCCCGGAGGGGAGGGCCCTATAGTGGGTTCAGGGCCTGTAGCAGGTGGGCCTGGAGCCGTCGAAAGACGTGGGCGGCTTCGCGGGTGGTGGAGTGCGGTGGTCGGCGGAGAAGGTCCCGAACCGGGACCGGCGAACTCGGAGGCGGCAGTGAAGAAGGAGCACCACGTCAACCTGTCCTGCTCGTTCTGCGGCAAATCGCAGCGCGAGGTTCGGAAGCTCATCGCCGGACCCACGGTCTACATCTGCGACGAGTGCATCAAGCTGTGTAACGACATCATCGCGGACGAGAACGAACGCGAGGAGGGCAAGCCGCAGGTCAGCCTGCCCACGCCGCTGGAGATCAAGGCGTTCCTCGACGACTACGTCATCGGCCAGGACCAGGCGAAGAAGGTCCTCTCGGTCGCGGTGTACAACCACTACAAGCGCATCTACCAGAAGAAGCCGGCCTCCCGGCCGCGCCCCGGTGTGAAGAGCCCCGGCGGCGAGGACGTGGAGCTGCAGAAGAGCAACATCCTGCTCATCGGCCCCACGGGTTCTGGCAAGACGCTGCTCGCGCAGTCCCTGGCGCGCTTCCTCAACGTCCCCTTCACCATCGCGGACGCCACCAGCCTCACCGAGGCCGGCTACGTGGGTGAGGACGTCGAGAACATCATCCAGAACCTCCTCCACAACGCCGACTACGACGTGGAGAAGGCCGCGCGCGGCATCGTCTACATCGACGAGATCGACAAGATCGCGCGCAAGGGCGACATGCCCAGCGCCACCCGCGACGTGGGCGGCGAGGGCGTGCAGCAGGCCCTGCTGAAGATCATCGAAGGCACCCGCGCCAACGTCACCCCGCGCGGCGGCAAGAAGTACAACCAGCAGGAGTACGTCCAGGTCGACACGACCAACATCCTCTTCATCTGCGGCGGTGCCTTCCACGGCATCGACGGCGTGATCAAACGCCGCGTGGGTGAGAAGGGCCTGGGCTTCGGCGCGAAGATCACCCACAAGGAAGAGCGCAGCGTGGGTGAGCTGCTGGCCATGACGGAGCCGGAAGACCTGATGAAGTTCGGGATGATCCCGGAGTTCATCGGCCGTCTGCCGATGATCGCGACGCTCAACGACCTGAAGGAGGATGACCTCGTCACCATCCTCACGATCCCGAAGAACGCCCTGGTGAAGCAGTACCAGAAGATGTTCGAGATCGAGAAGGTGAAGCTCACCTTCACCAAGGAAGCGCTGCGCGCCATCGCCCGCGAGGCGATGCGCCGTCACTCCGGAGCGCGCGGCCTGCGCGCCATCATGGAGGACGCGATGCTGGAGATCATGTACGACGTGCCGTTCCGCGAGGGCGTCAAGGAGTGCAAGATCACCGAACAGGTGATCACCAAGCACGAGCCCCCGCAGATCGTCATGGAGAAGGAAAAGAAGACCGCCTGAGGTTTCCCTCGGCGGTCCGTTGCTTCCCATCCGGCGCCCCTCGCCTCACAGCAGGCAGGGGCGCCGTGGTGTTTCTGGCGCCGGGTACCGCGTCAGCTCTGCGTGACGCGCACCGTGGTCTTCATCTCGCGGCCGGTGGCGGGGTCCTTCGCGCGCATGGTGAGGATGCCCTCCACGCTCACGTCGAAGATGATCTCCACGTTCACCGTGCCGGCCTTGGCGGGCATGATGCCGGAGAAGGTGAACTCACCCAGCAGGTCGTTGCGCGCCACCGTGTCGTGGTCGCCCTGGTAGATGCGCATGGCGAGCTCGGTCTGGTTGTCGATGCTCGTCGTGGCCAGCAGCTGCTTCGCGTTGGGGATGGACGCGTTGCGCGGGAAGACGACGTGGAAGCCGCCGTCGCCGCGCTCCAGGCCAATGGCCATGGGAATGACGTCCAACAGCTGGATGCGCAGGTTGGTGTCGTCCTGGAGCGAGTGCGCGTAGAGCGCGGCGCCAATGGCCACGGCTTCGTCCGGGTGGACGCCCTTGCTGGGCGGCTTGCCGAAGAACTTGGTGAGCCGGTCCTGCACGACGGGCATGCGCGTCTGGCCGCCCACCAGCATCACTTCGTCGATGTCCTTGGTGGACAGGCCGGAGTCCACCAGCACGCGCGCCACCATCTGCAGGGTGCGGTCGACGAGCTGGTTCGTCAGCTGCTCCAGCATCTTGCGCGTGAACTTCATCTCGATGTTCAGCGGCTGGCCCTGCGCCGTCATCGTGATGAAGGGGATGTTGAAGGGCACCTCCTCGCGCGCGGACAGGTCGATCTTCGTCCGCTCCGCCAGGTCCTTGATGCGCTGCATGGCCACCGGGTCCGTGGCCAGGTCGATGCCCGTCTTGGCCGCGAAGTCCTTGAGGACGTGGTGGATGATGGCGTTGTCGAAGTCGATGCCGCCCAGGAACACGTCACCGCCGGTGGACTTCACCTCGAAGACGCGGTCGCGGATTTCGATGATGGAGACGTCGAAGGTGCCGCCGCCCAGGTCGTAGATGACGACCTTCTCCGACAGCCCCTTGCCCACGCCGTAGGCGAGCGCCGCCGCGGTGGGCTCGTTGATGATGCGCACCACCTCCAGGTCGATGAGCTTGCCGGCGTCCTTCACCGACTGGCGCTGCCGGTCGTTGAAGTACGCGGGCACCGTCACCACCGCGCGCTTGATGGGCGTCTTCAGGTAGTTGGAGGCGACCTCGCGGATCTTCCCGAGGATCTTCGCGCTGATCTCCTGGAGGGTGAACTCCTTCTTGCCCACGTCCAGGGTGACGTCGTTCTTCGCTCCGGGGCGCATGTTGTACGCCACGGACTTCTTCATCGTGCCAACGACGTCGCTGCTGAAGTTCAGTCCCACGAGGCGCTTGGCGCCGTAGACGGTGTTGCGTGGGTTGAGCTGCCACTGGCGCTTCGCCTCGAAGCCGATGAGCTCGTTGCCCTTGTCGTCGATGGCGAAGATGGAGGGGATGGTGTACTCGCCGCCCTTGTAGGGGATGAGCTTGACGTTCCCGCTGTCCTCGACGATCGCCGCGCACGAGTTCGTCGTGCCGAGGTCGATGCCGATGATGGGCTCCTTGTGCATCGCGTGTGGGCTCCGGGTGAGGCGTTGCGGCTCTGTGGGGTGTGGCAGTCCGGGACCGTATCTCACCCGTCCCGGGTGCGCGAATCACCAACCATCCGTCATCCGACGGACGCCCTCAAACTTCCAGCGCGCCTTCAACCTCCCACCCGGGCCGCCCGCCTGGCCGGGTGGGACACGGCTGGCGTCCAAGCGCGCGGCCCCGAACAGACGGGCCGCCGGGGAGGGGGCGCTCGCTTTACATCCCCAGGGCCGGGAACGAAGGTCATTCCCCGGGGTTCACATGCGACGGCGCAGCGCCGTGGCTACATCCGAGAGACTACCCACCCACAGAGGGGAGCCGCCGTGGAAGCGAAGGGCTATCTGCAGGAGGTGGGCGCACAGGTCAGCGCCGACTTCGTCAAGAACCGGTCCATCCTGTCCTTCGAGGAGTACCTGTCGCTCTTCTTCACGGACCCGAAGGGGCAGTCACGCAACGCGGCGCAGTACCTGCGCGACGTGATGGACCACTACGGAACGGAAGCCGTGCCGCACCCCACCGGCACCATCCGGCGCTTCAAGGTCTTCGACGTCCCGTCCGCCGACCATGACGGCCGCGTCGCCGGGCAGGAGGAGGTGCAGAACGCCCTCTACCGCATCCTGGGCAACTTCGTGCGCGCCGGCCGCATCAACAAGCTCATCATGCTGCACGGCCCCAACGGCAGCGCGAAGTCCAGCCTGGTCAACGCGCTGAAGCAGGGGATGGAGGACTACTCCCGCCAGCCGCAGGGCGCGCTGTACCGCATCGCGTGGGTGTTCCCGTCGGAGAAGCTCATCAAGGGCTCCATCGGCTTCGGCGAGCGCCCGGGCGTGAAGTCCGCCGAGGGCGAGCTCACCACGTACGCCCACCTGGACGCGGAGGCGCTGGACCTGCGCATGCCCTGCGAGCTGCGCGACCACCCGCTGTTCGCGGTGCCCCCCACGGAGCGCAAGAACCTCCTGGAGGGCGCGCTCAAGAAGAAGGGGCTGGGCAACGGCGACGGGGCGACGGGGGACTTCATCCTGTCCGACTACGTGCGCGACGGCGAGCTGTGCGCCAAGTGCCGCCGCATCTACACGGCCCTGCTCAACTCCTACGGCGGGGACTACCTCAAGGTCCTGCGCCACGTGCAGGTGGAGCGCTTCTACGTGTCGCGCCGCTACCAGGTGGGCACGGTGACGGTGGAGCCGCAGATGAGCGTGGACGCCGCCGCGCAGCAGATCTCCGCGGACCGCACCCAGCTCAACCTGCCCGCCGCGCTGCACAGCACGGTGCTCTTCGAACCGCACGGCCCGCTGGTGCACGCCAACCGC includes:
- a CDS encoding ribbon-helix-helix domain-containing protein; the protein is MDMNPRLTSVVFRLNREKLDALKELSRTTRIRQSEYLREAISDLLAKYEARFVD
- a CDS encoding tRNA pseudouridine synthase A; amino-acid sequence: MARPSLKRIPAVLWTWYRGGNFRGFQRQVEGPTVQDALEDALEQAGSPATVMPSGRTDRGVHARMQVISLRLNEDVPLDSLPARLAPHLSPDVGLCIAKRPPGAFHAQWSASGKEYRYHLTLGAPPSEAWRPFALDVAAEETLQSGRRVTPERLEALLERAVGTRDFTAFHERSSPQKPRTLASATLRELGGGLFEARLTGDGFARYQVRYLVGSALKVAAGLLSEEQWHAALDAGTALPGFKAPAHGLVLWEVRYPSAVDPFGPGERLHPPGLPDAPPFTGAPPG
- a CDS encoding AgmX/PglI C-terminal domain-containing protein produces the protein MLAGQELAVDSDGQWLFRQGDLVLGPITASQVVEKLYTGELTPDSPVAPAGEREFRTLRDTAAFQVHIARYEAQGRVAQTMLVEQARNQKRVKLLAGVAAGVALLLGVTGWYLARNAAVYGLFGATEEGDGITMDPPTIRLAQARVDDEDLFAYPSNDPRRPDRPAGQGSATPKTGGSSAVASAAAANRPPRTGSVSTDPDGLEMAQQFDQGAINRVVAGNQSKLFRCFKEEAERTPGLAAKIPMEFVIGNDGRVAKLWVDNPQFKQGPLFECLFAELKKWPFKAYDGERATVGLSFNIGKRG
- the clpX gene encoding ATP-dependent Clp protease ATP-binding subunit ClpX, producing the protein MKKEHHVNLSCSFCGKSQREVRKLIAGPTVYICDECIKLCNDIIADENEREEGKPQVSLPTPLEIKAFLDDYVIGQDQAKKVLSVAVYNHYKRIYQKKPASRPRPGVKSPGGEDVELQKSNILLIGPTGSGKTLLAQSLARFLNVPFTIADATSLTEAGYVGEDVENIIQNLLHNADYDVEKAARGIVYIDEIDKIARKGDMPSATRDVGGEGVQQALLKIIEGTRANVTPRGGKKYNQQEYVQVDTTNILFICGGAFHGIDGVIKRRVGEKGLGFGAKITHKEERSVGELLAMTEPEDLMKFGMIPEFIGRLPMIATLNDLKEDDLVTILTIPKNALVKQYQKMFEIEKVKLTFTKEALRAIAREAMRRHSGARGLRAIMEDAMLEIMYDVPFREGVKECKITEQVITKHEPPQIVMEKEKKTA
- a CDS encoding Hsp70 family protein produces the protein MHKEPIIGIDLGTTNSCAAIVEDSGNVKLIPYKGGEYTIPSIFAIDDKGNELIGFEAKRQWQLNPRNTVYGAKRLVGLNFSSDVVGTMKKSVAYNMRPGAKNDVTLDVGKKEFTLQEISAKILGKIREVASNYLKTPIKRAVVTVPAYFNDRQRQSVKDAGKLIDLEVVRIINEPTAAALAYGVGKGLSEKVVIYDLGGGTFDVSIIEIRDRVFEVKSTGGDVFLGGIDFDNAIIHHVLKDFAAKTGIDLATDPVAMQRIKDLAERTKIDLSAREEVPFNIPFITMTAQGQPLNIEMKFTRKMLEQLTNQLVDRTLQMVARVLVDSGLSTKDIDEVMLVGGQTRMPVVQDRLTKFFGKPPSKGVHPDEAVAIGAALYAHSLQDDTNLRIQLLDVIPMAIGLERGDGGFHVVFPRNASIPNAKQLLATTSIDNQTELAMRIYQGDHDTVARNDLLGEFTFSGIMPAKAGTVNVEIIFDVSVEGILTMRAKDPATGREMKTTVRVTQS